The following are encoded together in the Pedobacter sp. D749 genome:
- the plsY gene encoding glycerol-3-phosphate 1-O-acyltransferase PlsY, with product MVTVYSLSALLIAYLFGSIPTAVWLGQAFYGVDVREYGSGNAGATNTFRVLGKKAGIAVMIIDIAKGYTATNLAYLIGMSVTGPQNSVVFVNYQLALGVTAVMGHLFPVFAGFRGGKGVATLFGMILAVNFEASMLCVLVFVVVLLLTKYVSLSSICAGFTFPLSVVFLFQVSIKSEVLYGMVVCILILVTHQKNLERLLKGKESKVYLFRKKTN from the coding sequence ATGGTTACGGTTTATTCTCTCAGCGCGTTATTAATTGCTTACCTTTTTGGATCTATACCAACAGCTGTATGGCTTGGTCAGGCATTCTATGGAGTTGATGTAAGGGAATACGGAAGTGGCAATGCGGGTGCAACCAATACTTTTAGGGTACTGGGCAAAAAAGCCGGAATTGCTGTTATGATCATTGACATTGCAAAAGGTTATACTGCAACCAATCTTGCCTATCTGATCGGTATGTCGGTTACCGGACCACAAAATTCAGTTGTTTTTGTTAACTACCAACTTGCCTTGGGGGTGACCGCGGTAATGGGACATTTATTTCCTGTTTTTGCGGGTTTCAGGGGGGGGAAAGGAGTAGCCACACTTTTTGGAATGATTTTAGCAGTTAACTTCGAAGCATCTATGCTTTGCGTTCTGGTTTTTGTGGTGGTATTGTTGTTAACTAAATATGTTTCATTAAGCTCTATTTGCGCCGGATTTACTTTTCCGCTAAGTGTAGTTTTCTTGTTTCAGGTTTCCATCAAATCTGAAGTGCTTTATGGCATGGTGGTTTGTATTTTAATCTTAGTTACGCACCAAAAAAATCTCGAAAGATTGCTGAAAGGCAAAGAATCTAAAGTGTATTTGTTTAGGAAGAAGACTAATTAA
- a CDS encoding type II toxin-antitoxin system RelE/ParE family toxin → MVTKHLEIVWTKPAKNQLREIYNYIGQESVQNAIKVINDLTQAVENIVQYPEKYKIDQYKKDNDGTYRAFEKHHFRISYRNENQIIRILRVRHTKMNPKKH, encoded by the coding sequence TTGGTAACCAAACATCTTGAAATTGTCTGGACTAAGCCAGCCAAAAACCAATTAAGAGAAATCTATAATTACATAGGCCAAGAATCTGTCCAAAATGCAATAAAGGTTATAAATGATTTAACCCAAGCAGTAGAAAATATAGTTCAGTATCCTGAAAAATATAAGATTGATCAATATAAAAAAGATAACGACGGGACATATCGTGCTTTTGAAAAACATCATTTTAGGATATCTTATCGAAACGAAAATCAGATAATAAGAATATTAAGGGTTAGGCATACCAAAATGAATCCTAAAAAACATTAA
- a CDS encoding M48 family metallopeptidase, whose amino-acid sequence MKKLFLTASVAGILLFNSCSTVPLTGRSRFDLVSNDQVLPMAFQAYSTFLTENKSTVLPASNAQALKVKTVGSRLITAVKSYMNSNNYGNLIADYQWEVNVVQNNEKNAWCMPGGKIVVYTGILPVTQDDAGLATVMGHEIAHAIAGHSAERMSQEMVAQGVGAAAGVALSKNPKTQSIFNTLYGVGTPVAMLKFSRNQELEADRLGLIFMAMAGYNPQNATSFWNRMSAASAGAQKPAEFLSTHPSDATRIAQIQKYLPEAQQYYKK is encoded by the coding sequence ATGAAAAAGTTATTTTTAACAGCAAGTGTTGCTGGGATTTTATTATTTAACTCATGTTCTACAGTTCCTTTAACAGGACGTAGTCGATTTGATTTAGTTAGTAACGATCAGGTTTTGCCAATGGCATTCCAAGCCTATAGTACCTTTTTAACAGAAAATAAATCTACCGTTTTACCCGCTTCAAATGCCCAGGCCTTAAAAGTGAAAACGGTTGGAAGCAGGTTAATTACAGCTGTAAAATCTTATATGAACAGCAATAATTATGGTAATCTGATTGCTGATTATCAATGGGAAGTTAATGTAGTACAGAACAATGAAAAAAATGCCTGGTGTATGCCAGGAGGGAAGATTGTAGTTTATACCGGTATTTTGCCTGTTACGCAGGATGACGCTGGTTTAGCAACTGTTATGGGGCATGAGATTGCGCATGCTATTGCGGGTCACTCAGCTGAACGTATGTCGCAGGAAATGGTTGCCCAGGGTGTTGGCGCAGCAGCGGGAGTTGCTTTGTCTAAAAACCCTAAAACGCAGTCTATTTTTAATACCCTATATGGCGTTGGTACACCAGTTGCGATGTTAAAATTCAGTCGTAACCAGGAATTAGAGGCCGATCGTTTGGGCTTGATTTTTATGGCCATGGCCGGATATAATCCGCAAAATGCGACCAGTTTCTGGAATAGAATGTCGGCTGCATCTGCAGGAGCCCAAAAGCCGGCTGAATTTTTAAGCACCCACCCAAGCGATGCTACACGTATTGCACAAATTCAAAAATATTTGCCTGAAGCACAACAGTATTACAAGAAATAA
- a CDS encoding anthranilate synthase component I family protein, giving the protein MKTPQNISDFKQKALHWANQFEVCCFLDSNNYKDAYSAYDFIIVAGAHAELKCGPGNAFDQLKSFHSQHQQWIFGFFSYDLKNEIEDLQSNHPDHLNFPDLYFFVPKHLIAFKNGNVEVLIGPESILADINSFQLNTGTQSKKVTIAQRLSKDQYIQKVGTLRDHIIRGDIYEVNFCQEFFAENIKIDPIQTFEALNQVSPTPFAGYFKVYGKYILSATPERFLCKRGSKLTSQPIKGTAKRSSDLAEDEAIKLQLRNDIKEQAENVMIVDLVRHDLTKSAVKGSVKVDELFGIYSFPQVHQMISTISCDLNPEVHFIDAIKNAFPMGSMTGAPKIKAMKLIEEYEVTKRGIYSGSFGCINPDGDFDFNVVIRSILYNADSKYLSFQVGGAITYQSDAVLEYEECLLKASAILKVLGG; this is encoded by the coding sequence TTGAAAACCCCGCAAAACATATCCGATTTCAAACAAAAAGCATTACACTGGGCTAACCAGTTCGAGGTTTGCTGCTTTTTAGATTCAAATAACTACAAAGATGCTTATTCAGCTTACGACTTCATTATCGTGGCCGGTGCTCATGCAGAACTAAAATGTGGACCAGGAAATGCATTTGATCAGCTAAAAAGTTTTCATTCTCAACATCAGCAGTGGATTTTCGGATTTTTCAGTTACGACCTGAAAAACGAAATCGAAGACCTTCAATCTAATCATCCTGATCATTTAAATTTCCCAGATCTATATTTTTTTGTTCCAAAACACCTCATAGCCTTCAAAAATGGCAATGTTGAGGTTCTGATTGGTCCTGAATCGATTTTAGCGGACATAAATTCCTTTCAGCTTAACACAGGAACCCAATCTAAAAAAGTAACGATAGCGCAACGATTGTCTAAGGACCAATATATTCAAAAAGTAGGCACCTTAAGAGATCATATTATTCGTGGCGATATTTATGAAGTTAATTTCTGTCAGGAGTTTTTTGCCGAAAATATAAAAATAGACCCCATTCAAACTTTTGAGGCGCTAAATCAAGTCTCTCCCACCCCTTTTGCAGGTTATTTTAAGGTTTATGGTAAATATATTTTATCTGCCACACCAGAAAGATTTTTGTGCAAACGTGGCTCAAAACTTACCTCGCAGCCCATTAAAGGCACAGCTAAAAGAAGTTCTGATCTGGCAGAAGATGAAGCCATAAAACTGCAGCTTAGAAACGACATTAAAGAACAGGCAGAAAATGTAATGATTGTTGACCTGGTACGCCACGACCTTACCAAATCGGCCGTTAAGGGTTCTGTTAAAGTCGATGAGTTATTCGGCATTTACAGCTTCCCACAGGTGCACCAGATGATTTCTACCATTAGCTGTGACCTAAATCCAGAAGTCCATTTTATTGATGCCATTAAAAATGCGTTCCCAATGGGCTCCATGACGGGGGCTCCAAAGATTAAAGCAATGAAATTGATCGAAGAATACGAAGTCACCAAAAGAGGAATATATTCTGGCTCTTTTGGCTGCATTAATCCTGATGGTGATTTCGATTTTAACGTGGTAATCCGCAGCATCTTGTATAATGCCGATTCCAAATATTTATCTTTTCAGGTTGGAGGAGCGATTACTTATCAAAGTGATGCAGTATTGGAATATGAAGAATGTCTGTTGAAAGCCAGCGCGATTTTGAAGGTATTAGGAGGTTAA
- the nadC gene encoding carboxylating nicotinate-nucleotide diphosphorylase, which translates to MDTQLIHQFIKNALTEDVGDGDHTSLSTIPPGTQGKAKLIIKEDGVLAGIELALEIFKEVDAGLKVDVLLQDGVAVKVGDIALTVAGSTHAILIAERLVLNCMQRMSGIATKTHRIVSLLKTTKTKILDTRKTTPGLRYLEKWAVRIGGGVNHRIGLYDMILIKDNHVDYAGGISNAITAAQKYLINQNKSLQIEIEVRNLEELSQVLAIGGVDRIMLDNFSFESLRAAVALIDGKFITEASGGITEENVAEYAACGVDFISMGALTHSVKSLDMSLKAY; encoded by the coding sequence TTGGATACTCAACTTATACATCAATTCATAAAAAATGCCCTTACCGAAGATGTTGGTGATGGAGATCATACTTCGCTTTCAACAATTCCGCCAGGAACGCAGGGAAAAGCAAAACTGATTATCAAAGAAGATGGTGTTTTGGCTGGAATTGAATTGGCCCTTGAGATTTTTAAGGAGGTTGATGCCGGACTGAAAGTTGATGTATTGCTACAGGATGGTGTTGCTGTAAAAGTAGGCGATATTGCTTTAACCGTTGCTGGAAGTACACATGCTATTTTAATAGCAGAACGATTGGTTTTAAACTGCATGCAGCGTATGAGTGGTATTGCTACCAAAACTCATCGTATTGTTTCACTGTTAAAAACGACTAAAACCAAGATTTTAGATACCCGTAAAACTACTCCCGGTTTGCGTTATTTAGAAAAATGGGCAGTTAGGATTGGTGGTGGGGTAAATCACCGCATTGGTTTATATGATATGATCTTAATCAAGGATAATCATGTAGATTATGCAGGAGGGATTTCAAACGCCATTACCGCTGCGCAAAAATATCTGATCAATCAGAATAAATCACTTCAGATCGAAATTGAGGTTAGGAACTTAGAGGAGTTATCCCAGGTTTTGGCTATTGGTGGTGTAGACCGTATTATGCTTGATAATTTTAGTTTTGAAAGCTTAAGAGCTGCGGTTGCATTAATCGACGGGAAATTTATTACAGAAGCTTCCGGAGGAATTACCGAAGAGAATGTTGCAGAATATGCAGCTTGTGGAGTAGATTTTATTTCGATGGGCGCACTTACACATTCTGTGAAAAGCCTGGATATGAGTTTAAAAGCATACTAA